Within Flagellimonas maritima, the genomic segment AAATCTACGATACGTTATAGATGGCTAAGCAAAAGAGAAACCCATTTAAAGAACTGGAAGCTTCGTTACGGGAAGTACCCCCTGGAATGAAGAAAAAAGTGATGAACGATATAGCGGCCGCTAAATTGATTATGGATTTGGCGTCACTCTTCTCCTTTAATATCGGTTCGGCCTTGCGCAAACTTTTCAAAACAGAAAAAAATAATTAATACAACACTATAAAACTATAATTATGGAAACAATTAATGAGTGGAAGACATTGACATTCAATTCCTTGTCTGCTATGGGTAGGGACGTGGCATTGGCCTTGCCTAAAATTATCGGGGCTTTGATCATTCTTATCATAGGATGGTTGATTACCAAAATTGTCCTTTTCCTATTGGGAAAAGTTTTGAAGCTTGCCAAAGTCAATACGTTGAGCGATAAGATAAATGAAATGGACCTTTTTGGCAAAGGGGACTTTAAAATCGACATCATTAAAGTAATTCTTGGGTTTGTAAAATGGATATTGATATTGGTATTCTTGATTGTTGCGGCAGATATATTAAGCTGGGAAATCATCTCTACGGAAATAGGGAACCTTCTTCGCTATTTACCTAGGCTTTTTAGTGCTTTGGCATTGGTGATGATAGGACTTTACATCGGCAACTTTATTAAAACAACCGTGAAAAAATTGTTTGATTCATTGGAATTCAGTGGGTCCAATATTGTCAGTAATATGCTCTTCTATATCATAGTAATCTTTATTTCCATCACCGCTCTAAACCAAGCAGGAATAGACACAACCATCATCACCAACAATATTACCCTTATCCTTGGTTCTTTTCTGTTAGCATTTGCCATAGGTCTTGGGCTGGGATCTAGAGAAATCATCACCGATCTTTTACGTTCTTTTTACACAAGAAGAACGTATGCTGTTGGCGATAAAGTAGTTATTGGGGAAACTTCAGGAACAATAGAGGCCATAGAGAACAATAGCTTGACTTTGGTAACCAAAAAAGGAAAATTTGTTATTCCCATCAAAGATGTAGTATCGGGTAGTGTTGAGATAAAATCATAATATTTCTTATTTAAAGAATGAGAAGCGGTCTAAGCAAAACTTCGTCGGAATTTGATTAATTTTGAAACCTTCAACATATAAAAAATGAGTTCAAAAAAAGGAAAAGTACAAGAATTGATTCAAGAGAAACTATTAAGCGAGCGAAAAGTATTTTTGTGGGGCCAAGTAGATGATGATTCTGCAAAACATGTTGTCGACCGCCTCATATATTTGGATTTGCAGAATAATGAGGAAATTCAGCTTATTATCAATAGTCCGGGAGGTTATGTTACCTCAGGTTTCACAATTTATGATACGATCAAGCAAATAAAGAGCCCCGTATCTACGGTATGTTCAGGTTTAGCGGCTTCGATGGGCTCTATACTATTGTCCGTAGGTGAAAAGGGAAGAAGGTTTATTCAACCACATGCTCGTGTAATGATTCATCAGCCAAGCGGCGGTGCAGGCGGTCAGGCTTCCAATATAGAAATACAGGCAAAAGAAATTATCAAGACCAAAGAGCTTGGTGCAAGAATCTTGGCTGAAAATTGCGGACAGGACTTTGATAAGATCATGAAGGATTTTGATCGCGATTATTGGATGGGAGCGGAAGAATCCGTGGAATATGGCATTGTAGAC encodes:
- a CDS encoding mechanosensitive ion channel family protein, whose protein sequence is METINEWKTLTFNSLSAMGRDVALALPKIIGALIILIIGWLITKIVLFLLGKVLKLAKVNTLSDKINEMDLFGKGDFKIDIIKVILGFVKWILILVFLIVAADILSWEIISTEIGNLLRYLPRLFSALALVMIGLYIGNFIKTTVKKLFDSLEFSGSNIVSNMLFYIIVIFISITALNQAGIDTTIITNNITLILGSFLLAFAIGLGLGSREIITDLLRSFYTRRTYAVGDKVVIGETSGTIEAIENNSLTLVTKKGKFVIPIKDVVSGSVEIKS
- a CDS encoding ClpP family protease, which produces MSSKKGKVQELIQEKLLSERKVFLWGQVDDDSAKHVVDRLIYLDLQNNEEIQLIINSPGGYVTSGFTIYDTIKQIKSPVSTVCSGLAASMGSILLSVGEKGRRFIQPHARVMIHQPSGGAGGQASNIEIQAKEIIKTKELGARILAENCGQDFDKIMKDFDRDYWMGAEESVEYGIVDGILA